One stretch of Amblyraja radiata isolate CabotCenter1 chromosome 9, sAmbRad1.1.pri, whole genome shotgun sequence DNA includes these proteins:
- the trip11 gene encoding thyroid receptor-interacting protein 11 isoform X3 — protein MSWFGGISSGLGQVGGSLSSLTGQLSNFTKDMLAEGVEEVQDATGELHVSNSKLRDIETAYTTQKSEYERLKKLYADVEEKATAAELQIKHLSSDYRTQLQQKEVMISHLKSRQNALQDQVQKLQSVARTTQTETSITTSTASADFLPGDVPHALTFDGDTGDFGDVIWSQHEINRLSKEVSRLETIVAHWKALAEENKGQGTLSSDQDDVYKLQKTIEEVKQQLSREIDEHQHELSTLQDVHQQKITTLTNRHRGELAEYEERIEELEQQLQDTEKDQKGTNNSHDNNFNGQEDVQELKASLHLLNHEKEELQKEKVAFQQELANLQASQWNESDLNSLALEVSELRHNLLTKESELTEISMQRDTLMTELEELDKQNQEATEHLIRSKDQLAQQRKDSEEKIVKLQSELEILVADKASMVQELETQRGKLSQSAFALNELHMSKQQLDMKVNDLTEKLHKSQVDNSGLKAEVTSLARKLQDTESQLAVAKTELTQAAQQTPSNVCQDELLQDKDREISELRKQVLETRCISDELQTELYDLKIRNKKLVADNDEANVTLGRVGEQLEETVFSNSEFSKETSTLLEAVRMEKVQLQSELSQAEKRLNEEAQKYEQTIKELTEAQSLDATTLQKEHNRLIKSIQEKDFTIEELKRNKQLLELDHDETKEMLKSSLEGQQQLTDLLKEKETFVETLKARGLELQQEIEKNVKIFRECESLKHNLEERDRQLSVMKEENNHLKEEIDRLGDQQSRSPPIAEPKTLDIITELETEITELNNKRNSLEEEVRLHKKSVEEQKQNVLQLQRSAQDRGDEAKTQCEEITSTYGKIISEKDDKIGNLQESINQLKMQREFQVVPTDAPVILQEIKVQTVNGENGNEKHDLSKVEIDRLVHGIKEKEREIKLLNEKNLALVKQLDQLSLFKDEVVKLTHIIQQKNMEIQTLSSRVTSGIHGQMGADVAYLQQQLQVYAMEREQVLAVLNEKTRENSQLKTEYHRMMDIIAAKEAALLKLQEENLRMVNKAANEGEDMVRETIQNLSRIIREKDIEIDALRQKCQTLVTVLQTSGMGSNGQSGLVSSNQFEELLQERDKLKQQVKKMEEWKQQVITTVQNMQHESAQLQDELLKLQGRLSTDGDCNSQLQIDYNSLIHSYEQKEKKLQTLSQELAEVQQSIGQLSSTKHLILDKLDSVPPEPQVVATSTGILHMKPSSHGSSSVENLNQIKELQQEVERLSKILEGKEATIVAFQNSAESLAPKPVNGKSDVALEVKQMKDKNAELQRSFREKDLLIKSKSDQLLSVTGCLRNKDNENEVLKQAVTNLKERVLLLEIDIRKSQEENDQIIAKSREKETEFRALQETNMQFSMMLREKEFESNSMREKASALEKVLKEKEEGKSGELNQLLYEVKSMQEQAGMFQHERDQVMLALKQKQMEATALVNELQHMRDKEQRLNQELQRLRSHLLEMEESYTKEALAAEDRETELRRKITFLEKKLASSSCAVESASHQASLQVESLQEQLQVIAKQRDEAVMQLSTSQEQVKQYAMSLTNLQMVIEQFQKEEKAMYATELEKYQKDIAEWKKKALSLEKTVAELEEHLQEANAALDSASRLTDQLDLKEEQVEYLQKEVVAQKDMLDDGQRKLLSLVNNNEGKIDKVLMRNLFVGYFHTPKNKRNEAMRLMGSVLGLRREEISQVCI, from the exons ATGCTACTGGTGAACTGCATGTATCCAATTCCAAACTGAGGGACATTGAAACAGCTTACACCACACAGAAATCAGAG TATGAACGGTTGAAGAAACTTTATGCAGATGTCGAAGAGAAAGCAACAGCAGCAGAACTCCAAATAAAGCACCTCTCATCTGACTATAGAACCCAGCTACAGCAGAAAGAA GTGATGATAAGCCATTTGAAATCCAGGCAGAATGCATTACAGGACCAAGTGCAGAAGCTTCAGTCTGTTGCTCGGACAACACAGACAGAAACCAGTATTACCACGTCGACAGCATCTGCTGACTTTTTACCTGGTGATGTGCCTCACGCTCTCACGTTTGATGGAGACACTGGGGATTTTGGAGATGTCATCTGGTCCCAACATGAGATCAATAGACTTTCCAAAGAGGTGTCGAGGTTGGAGACTATCGTTGCCCATTGGAAAGCATTGGCGGAG GAAAATAAGGGCCAAGGGACTCTCAGCTCTGACCAGGATGATGTTTACAAGCTGCAAAAGACCATTGAG GAGGTGAAGCAACAGCTCAGCCGGGAGATTGATGAGCATCAGCATGAGTTGTCTACTCTCCAGGATGTACATCAGCAGAAAATAACTACTCTGACAAATCGACACAGGGGCGAGCTTGCCGAATACGAGGAACGGATTGAGGAGCTGGAGCAGCAATTGCAAG ATACAGAGAAAGACCAGAAAGGAACGAATAACTCTCACGAT AATAATTTTAATGGGCAAGAAGATGTTCAAGAACTGAAAGCAAGCCTGCACTTATTGAACCATGAAAAAGAAGAGCTACAAAAAGAAAAG GTGGCTTTCCAACAGGAGCTCGCGAACCTGCAGGCTAGTCAGTGGAATGAATCTGACCTTAATAGTCTGGCCTTGGAAGTGAGTGAGCTAAGACACAACTTGTTGACCAAAGAGAGTGAGCTGACGGAGATATCCATGCAGAGAGACACGTTAATGACAGAGTTGGAAGAATTGGACAAACAGAATCAAGAAGCTACTGAA CATTTAATTAGATCCAAAGATCAACTGGCGCAGCAACGAAAAGATTCCGAAGAAAAGATCGTAAAACTGCAGTCAGAGCTGGAGATCCTTGTGGCTGATAAAGCATCAATGGTGCAAGAGCTGGAAACTCAGAGAGGCAAGCTGAGCCAGAGTGCTTTTGCACTTAATGAGTTGCACATGAGCAAGCAGCAGCTGGACATGAAAGTCAATGACCTAACGGAGAAGTTGCACAAATCACAGGTGGACAATTCAGGCTTGAAGGCCGAAGTCACAAGTCTGGCAAGGAAGCTACAGGACACAGAATCTCAGCTAGCGGTGGCCAAAACGGAGTTAACCCAAGCAGCTCAGCAAACTCCAAGCAATGTGTGTCAAGATGAATTACTCCAAGATAAAGATCGAGAAATTTCAGAGCTGAGGAAACAGGTTTTGGAAACAAGGTGTATTAGTGATGAGTTGCAAACAGAACTTTACGATCTTAAAATCCGAAATAAAAAACTTGTTGCAGATAACGATGAGGCCAACGTAACCTTGGGCAGAGTTGGAGAACAACTTGAGGAGACCGTTTTCAGTAATAGTGAGTTTTCGAAGGAGACCAGCACTTTGCTGGAGGCAGTGAGAATGGAGAAAGTCCAGCTGCAGTCAGAGCTGAGCCAGGCTGAGAAACGGCTGAATGAGGAAGCACAAAAGTACGAGCAGACCATCAAGGAATTAACAGAGGCCCAAAGTTTAGATGCTACGACTTTGCAGAAAGAGCACAACCGTTTAATCAAGTCGATCCAAGAGAAGGATTTTACGATTGAAGAACTCAAACGTAATAAGCAGCTGTTGGAATTGGACCATGACGAAACCAAAGAAATGCTGAAATCTAGTTTGGAGGGACAGCAGCAGTTGACAGATCTCCTGAAAGAAAAAGAGACATTTGTTGAAACATTAAAGGCACGAGGTCTAGAATTGCAGCAAGAGATTGAAAAGAACGTAAAGATTTTTAGAGAATGTGAATCCCTGAAACACAACCTCGAGGAGAGAGATCGGCAATTAAGCGTGATGAAGGAGGAGAATAACCACCTGAAGGAAGAAATAGATCGACTTGGGGACCAACAGAGTAGGTCTCCGCCCATTGCTGAACCCAAGACTCTTGATATAATAACAGAGCTGGAGACTGAAATAACTGAATTGAACAACAAAAGGAACAGTCTGGAAGAGGAAGTAAGGCTTCACAAAAAGTCTGTGGAGGAACAAaagcagaatgttctgcagcttcAGCGTTCTGCGCAGGATCGAGGGGATGAAGCCAAAACCCAGTGTGAGGAAATTACTTCAACCTATGGAAAGATAATTTCCGAAAAAGATGATAAAATCGGCAACCTTCAGGAATCCATCAACCAATTGAAAATGCAAAGGGAATTTCAGGTTGTTCCCACAGATGCTCCAGTCATTCTCCAAGAGATTAAAGTGCAAACAGTGAATGgagaaaatggaaatgaaaagcaTGATTTgtctaaagtggagattgatagattagtTCATGGTATAAAAGAAAAGGAAAGGGAGATAAAGTTACTGAATGAGAAGAATTTGGCTCTGGTTAAGCAGTTGGATCAGCTCTCTCTTTTTAAGGATGAAGTGGTCAAGCTAACTCACATCATTCAGCAGAAGAACATGGAAATCCAAACTCTTAGTTCCAGGGTGACCTCTGGCATCCACGGGCAGATGGGTGCGGATGTGGCCTACTTACAGCAGCAATTGCAGGTGTATGCTATGGAGAGAGAGCAAGTGTTGGCAGTGTTAAATGAAAAGACAAGGGAGAACAGCCAACTGAAGACTGAATATCACAGAATGATGGATATTATTGCCGCAAAGGAAGCTGCTCTTTTGAAGCTTCAGGAAGAAAATCTGAGGATGGTCAATAAGGCTGCAAATGAGGGTGAGGACATGGTACGGGAAACGATCCAGAATTTGTCTCGGATTATCCGTGAGAAGGATATAGAAATTGATGCTCTTCGTCAGAAATGCCAAACTCTGGTCACTGTTCTGCAGACCTCCGGAATGGGGTCTAATGGTCAGTCAGGCCTCGTGAGCAGTAATCAGTTTGAAGAACTCTTGCAAGAGCGTGACAAATTAAAGCAGCAAGTGAAGAAGATGGAGGAGTGGAAGCAGCAGGTGATCACCACTGTTCAAAACATGCAGCACGAGTCGGCTCAGCTCCAGGATGAGCTCCTTAAGCTTCAGGGTCGACTGTCTACAGATGGAGACTGCAACTCTCAGCTTCAGATAGACTACAACAGTTTAATTCATAGTTACGAGCAAAAGGAGAAGAAGTTGCAGACCCTTAGCCAAGAGCTTGCAGAGGTCCAGCAAAGCATCGGGCAGCTCAGCAGTACCAAGCATCTGATCTTGGACAAGTTGGACAGTGTGCCCCCAGAACCACAAGTAGTTGCAACAAGCACTGGAATATTGCACATGAAACCTTCTTCCCATGGAAGTTCATCAGTGGAAAACTTGAACCAAATAAAAGAACTGCAGCAAGAGGTGGAACGTTTGAGTAAAATATTGGAAGGGAAAGAAGccacaatagtggcatttcaaAATAGTGCTGAATCATTAGCACCAAAGCCAGTGAATGGAAAAAGCGATGTAGCTCTGGAGGTCAAGCAAATGAAAGACAAGAACGCAGAGTTGCAAAGATCATTCAGGGAAAAAGATCTTCTCATCAAATCGAAAAGTGATCAGTTGTTGTCAGTTACAGGCTGCTTGAGAAACAAGGACAATGAAAATGAAGTTTTAAAGCAGGCTGTCACTAATCTGAAGGAAAGAGTTTTGCTTTTGGAAATAGACATCCGTAAGTCTCAAGAGGAGAATGACCAAATAATAGCCAAGTCCCGGGAAAAGGAAACTGAATTCCGAGCCCTGCAGGAGACTAACATGCAATTCTCCATGATGTTGAGAGAAAAAGAGTTTGAATCAAATTCCATGAGAGAAAAAGCTTCTGCATTGGAAAAGGTGTTAAAAGAAAAAGAGGAG GGGAAGTCTGGCGAATTAAATCAACTGCTTTACGAAGTCAAATCGATGCAGGAGCAAGCAGgaatgtttcagcatgagagagaCCAAGTTATGCTGGCCCTCAAACAGAAGCAAATGGAAGCCACTGCATTAGTGAATGAA TTGCAGCATATGCGTGATAAAGAGCAGCGtctaaaccaggaactgcagcggCTCCGAAGCCACTTACTTGAGATGGAGGAATCGTACACCAAGGAGGCCTTGGCAGCCGAAGACCGGGAGACTGAGTTGAGGAGGAAGATTACGTTCCTGGAGAAAAAGTTGGCATCGTCTTCTTGTGCGGTGGAAAGTGCTAG CCACCAAGCCAGTCTTCAAGTGGAGTCCTTGCAAGAACAGCTTCAGGTTATTGCAAAACAGCGCGATGAAGCGGTGATGCAGTTGAGTACATCTCAAGAACAAGTCAAGCAGTACGCAATGTCACTAACCAACCTGCAGATGGTGATAGAGCAGTTTCAAAAGG AGGAAAAAGCAATGTATGCAACTGAATTGGAGAAATATCAGAAGGACATTGCAGAGTGGAAAAAGAAAGCATTAAGTCTTGAGAAAACAGTTGCAGAATTAGAG GAGCACTTACAGGAAGCAAATGCTGCTTTGGATTCTGCGTCAAGACTAACTGACCAATTGGATCTTAAAGAAGAGCAGGTGGAATATCTTCAAAAGGAAG